The following proteins come from a genomic window of Methanocella conradii HZ254:
- a CDS encoding PAS domain-containing sensor histidine kinase gives MKVGGAFRDAMEIFKALFDSSSAGILVYQGEDTVYVNPAMAELEGYPLEERRWMKFWETVHPDFREAVRRRAEARQRGEAVPATNELKIIRKNGEQRWVTSSAGTFILDGRPAVILILQDITGLKHAEEALKKSQYILAKAQQIAHVGNWAWNLKTGALNWSEEVYRIFGYGPGEVKPTYEWVLSRVHPEDRAIMMCFAEDVAMLRRCSVDYRVLRPDGSIRYVNSVADKIIVGKSGEPERAYGINQDITERKKAEEALMAAKAEAELYVDLMGHDINNMNQITMGYLELAHNILDFEGKLGHDSIYLIERAIDSLNNSSKLIDNVRKLQRERMGMYGQEVLEVTGIIQEVVEQFKSVPNRKVTIDYRPAAKCHVKANSLLKDVFLNLVGNSIKHSTGPLNIAINVEVASYDGEDYCRVAVEDDGPGIPDALKQTLFNRLSLASTRVRGKGFGLCLIKSLIDDYRGKFWVEDRVPGDHTKGSRFVVLLPTYNVK, from the coding sequence ATGAAGGTTGGGGGCGCATTCCGGGATGCCATGGAGATATTCAAGGCGCTTTTTGACTCCTCTTCGGCGGGCATACTGGTTTATCAGGGAGAAGACACGGTTTACGTGAACCCGGCCATGGCCGAGCTTGAGGGCTACCCGCTGGAGGAGCGCCGCTGGATGAAGTTCTGGGAGACCGTACACCCCGACTTTCGAGAGGCCGTCAGGAGGCGTGCCGAGGCCAGGCAAAGGGGTGAGGCCGTACCTGCGACGAACGAATTAAAGATCATCAGGAAAAACGGCGAGCAGCGCTGGGTTACGTCCTCGGCGGGCACGTTTATCCTCGACGGCAGGCCGGCGGTCATACTCATACTCCAGGACATAACAGGGCTAAAGCACGCGGAAGAGGCTCTAAAAAAGAGCCAGTATATACTCGCAAAGGCACAGCAGATAGCCCACGTCGGCAACTGGGCCTGGAACCTGAAGACGGGGGCGCTGAACTGGTCGGAGGAAGTATACCGGATATTCGGATACGGGCCAGGTGAGGTAAAGCCCACCTACGAATGGGTGCTATCCAGGGTCCATCCCGAAGACAGGGCAATCATGATGTGCTTTGCGGAAGACGTCGCTATGCTCAGGCGATGCAGCGTCGATTACCGGGTCTTAAGGCCTGACGGCTCCATAAGATACGTGAATTCCGTTGCGGATAAGATCATCGTGGGAAAGTCAGGGGAGCCCGAGAGGGCCTATGGCATCAACCAGGACATCACGGAGCGTAAGAAGGCGGAGGAAGCGCTGATGGCCGCGAAGGCCGAGGCCGAGCTATACGTGGACCTCATGGGCCATGATATAAACAACATGAACCAGATCACAATGGGCTACCTCGAGTTAGCACATAACATACTGGACTTCGAGGGCAAGCTGGGGCATGATAGCATCTACCTGATTGAAAGGGCCATAGACTCCCTGAATAATAGCTCTAAGCTCATCGATAATGTCCGGAAGCTTCAGAGGGAAAGGATGGGGATGTATGGGCAGGAAGTCCTGGAAGTCACGGGCATAATACAGGAAGTCGTGGAGCAGTTCAAAAGCGTTCCGAATAGAAAGGTCACTATCGATTACAGGCCTGCCGCAAAATGCCACGTCAAAGCGAACTCCCTGCTCAAGGACGTCTTCCTCAACCTCGTCGGAAACTCCATAAAGCACTCCACGGGGCCGCTGAACATCGCCATAAATGTGGAGGTGGCGTCCTATGATGGCGAGGATTACTGCAGGGTGGCGGTTGAGGATGACGGCCCGGGCATCCCCGATGCCCTCAAGCAGACGCTCTTCAACCGGCTGAGCCTCGCCAGCACGCGGGTCCGCGGCAAGGGATTCGGGCTTTGCCTGATCAAGTCTCTAATCGACGATTATAGGGGCAAGTTCTGGGTTGAGGACCGCGTGCCAGGAGACCATACGAAGGGAAGCAGGTTCGTCGTATTGCTGCCAACATATAATGTAAAATAA
- a CDS encoding HEAT repeat domain-containing protein yields MPARRRSPPPDVEHMYKLRDVEGLLKVAMQKDAPMEIRIMAIDALGEIGDSRAVEPLIELLKSDDYLYVRKRAAYTLYLFLKMEGLSDALRQKIMSHWRSWYLT; encoded by the coding sequence ATGCCCGCTAGAAGACGCTCACCACCGCCAGACGTCGAGCATATGTATAAGCTACGAGACGTAGAGGGGTTGTTGAAGGTAGCCATGCAAAAGGATGCGCCGATGGAAATACGAATTATGGCGATAGACGCCCTGGGAGAGATAGGCGATAGCCGGGCGGTCGAGCCGCTGATCGAGCTCTTGAAGAGCGATGACTACCTTTATGTGAGAAAGAGGGCGGCCTATACGCTATACCTTTTCTTGAAAATGGAGGGCTTGAGTGATGCCCTCAGGCAAAAGATAATGTCTCATTGGCGCTCATGGTACCTGACGTGA
- a CDS encoding DNA methyltransferase, which produces MIELQPTDVKKNSHISKPLNINHVKTCDCEPNHINCLTAKEWLKCQLGVWKFNYEGRDIRDKEIHPATFPISLSKRVIELFTHRGELVLDPFVGSGTTLVAAQDLDRNAVGFDLQEKYIALSKQRLSNTRLFNQSQQLAIQDDARNIPDYLSPETISLIWTSPPYANLLNRKRTNKSRRIRNNGQLGKIEQYSQDDRDLGTKPLDEYTKAMGDIFERLLPLLKPRAHCVINVPDMWWEDHRITIHVALIEELRKRGYELRNIIIWDRTNIVNQIGIFGWPSNYITMGVTFEYLLDFWRPEMPP; this is translated from the coding sequence ATGATAGAACTACAGCCTACAGACGTTAAAAAAAATAGCCATATATCTAAGCCTCTTAACATTAATCATGTAAAGACGTGCGATTGTGAGCCCAATCATATTAATTGCTTAACCGCAAAAGAGTGGCTTAAATGTCAGCTAGGCGTGTGGAAGTTTAACTATGAGGGCAGAGATATCCGGGATAAAGAGATACACCCCGCAACCTTTCCTATTTCATTGTCAAAAAGGGTTATAGAGCTTTTCACTCATCGAGGCGAGCTGGTCCTGGACCCATTCGTCGGTAGCGGTACGACGCTGGTGGCGGCTCAGGATCTGGACCGTAATGCTGTTGGGTTTGATTTACAGGAAAAATACATAGCGCTGAGCAAGCAGCGATTAAGCAATACCAGGCTATTTAATCAATCTCAACAATTAGCAATACAAGATGATGCAAGAAATATTCCAGATTATCTTAGCCCTGAAACAATAAGCCTTATATGGACGTCTCCACCGTATGCCAATCTCCTCAATCGCAAGAGGACTAACAAGTCCAGAAGAATCAGGAATAATGGGCAACTCGGTAAAATTGAACAATACTCCCAGGATGATAGAGACCTTGGCACAAAACCTTTAGATGAATATACAAAGGCCATGGGGGATATTTTTGAAAGGCTGCTGCCACTATTAAAGCCGAGGGCTCATTGTGTCATAAATGTGCCTGACATGTGGTGGGAAGACCATAGGATAACAATTCACGTAGCATTGATTGAAGAATTGAGGAAAAGAGGCTATGAGCTAAGGAATATCATAATATGGGATAGGACCAATATAGTTAATCAGATCGGCATATTTGGATGGCCGAGTAATTACATCACCATGGGCGTGACGTTTGAATACTTGCTTGATTTTTGGAGACCAGAAATGCCCCCTTAG
- a CDS encoding MvaI/BcnI family restriction endonuclease gives MKIYTKEELIKRLKEIRDMGWVKCTRPANDGCVGNTLEDLLGIAENNIPLANSGEWEIKAQRATSSSLTTLLHLEPSPQAIRFVPNIFLSKYGWPHETIPNELSFRQTIRATHRTDRGFTIIVNDEKKRIEVSFDANTVDARHNEWLKSVEKRAGLGELNPQPYWGFDDLYHKIGSKLLNCVYVRADALKGDPLAQTRIDGRSSKVEYYKFNKIFMLSGLDQEKIISAIKNGKIYVDFDARTHHNHGTKFRMAQDTLPELYKDIIII, from the coding sequence ATGAAGATTTATACGAAAGAAGAATTGATAAAAAGACTAAAAGAAATCAGGGATATGGGCTGGGTTAAATGTACCCGCCCCGCAAATGATGGGTGCGTTGGAAATACGCTTGAAGATTTATTAGGAATAGCAGAAAATAATATTCCATTGGCTAATAGTGGCGAATGGGAGATAAAGGCACAAAGAGCAACATCATCGTCTTTAACTACTCTATTGCATTTAGAGCCATCGCCTCAAGCTATAAGATTTGTACCTAATATTTTTTTATCGAAATATGGTTGGCCCCACGAAACTATACCAAATGAATTGAGCTTTAGACAAACAATTAGAGCTACACATAGGACAGATAGAGGATTTACTATTATTGTTAATGATGAGAAAAAGCGTATTGAAGTGTCATTTGATGCGAACACGGTAGATGCAAGACATAATGAGTGGTTAAAAAGCGTAGAAAAAAGGGCTGGCCTGGGGGAGTTAAATCCACAGCCTTATTGGGGGTTTGACGATCTTTATCATAAAATAGGGTCAAAACTCTTGAATTGTGTATATGTGAGAGCTGACGCACTCAAAGGAGACCCTCTCGCACAAACAAGAATTGACGGTAGAAGCTCAAAAGTTGAGTATTATAAATTTAATAAAATTTTTATGTTGTCGGGGCTTGACCAGGAAAAAATCATCAGCGCAATAAAAAATGGTAAAATTTACGTAGATTTTGATGCCCGTACCCACCATAATCACGGCACAAAATTCCGGATGGCTCAAGATACCTTGCCCGAATTATATAAGGATATCATTATCATATAA
- a CDS encoding Lrp/AsnC family transcriptional regulator, whose product MGQSGGICSIDLDEKDRIIVSLFEKNPDISQADIAEQVGLSQPTVGARISKLKQSGVISMVAGMSLMKVGLKLAKVDVTAKNSVELLNKFRSCPYFLNGFVVSGRENLCLFFIAEDASTLDAIVDKHIRSDPSVVEADLGIVMSSVNEMIQPLRLSVEKGEKTPCGLNCVECGYYTSGRCLGCCASKAYKGSFW is encoded by the coding sequence ATGGGCCAATCAGGAGGGATTTGCTCGATCGACCTTGATGAGAAGGACAGGATCATAGTCTCGCTTTTTGAGAAAAATCCCGACATTTCGCAGGCCGATATCGCCGAGCAGGTAGGCCTATCTCAGCCCACGGTGGGCGCCCGAATAAGCAAGCTCAAGCAGTCGGGCGTAATATCAATGGTGGCCGGCATGAGCCTCATGAAGGTCGGCCTCAAGCTCGCCAAGGTCGACGTCACCGCTAAGAACTCGGTTGAGCTGCTCAATAAGTTTAGGTCTTGCCCCTACTTTTTGAACGGCTTCGTGGTCTCTGGCAGGGAGAACCTCTGTTTGTTTTTCATCGCCGAGGACGCCTCCACGCTTGACGCCATCGTCGATAAGCACATCCGTAGCGACCCTTCAGTTGTTGAGGCTGACCTGGGTATCGTCATGAGTAGCGTGAACGAGATGATCCAGCCGCTGCGGCTGAGCGTGGAGAAGGGCGAGAAGACGCCGTGCGGCCTCAATTGTGTGGAGTGCGGCTATTATACGAGTGGCCGGTGTCTGGGGTGTTGTGCCTCTAAAGCCTATAAAGGCTCATTTTGGTAA
- a CDS encoding SDH family Clp fold serine proteinase, translating into MIINEVLTSAWDFITNIWVLILFFLIIIPALQRYFINGARKRILRKISRERKSQVITLIHRQETIAFLGIPISRYIDIDDSEEVLRAIRMTPPDTPIDLIMHTPGGIALAATQIAMALKAHPSKKTVIVPHYAMSGGTLIALAADEILMDPHAVLGPVDPQLSDGMAAYPASSVIQVLDKKPVERINDRTLILADEAKKAQAQMVSLVTDILKGKCGEGHISQIIEELVSGKYTHDNPIFPEKARELLGDCVKIGIPESVYELMDFYKAEMGARKPGVEYIPVAPPERGQRR; encoded by the coding sequence ATGATAATCAATGAAGTTTTAACGTCAGCATGGGACTTCATCACAAACATATGGGTCCTAATTTTATTCTTCCTTATTATAATCCCCGCACTCCAGCGATATTTCATAAACGGGGCGAGAAAACGCATACTAAGAAAGATATCAAGAGAGAGAAAGTCACAGGTGATCACGCTTATACACAGGCAAGAGACCATAGCGTTCCTGGGCATACCGATTTCAAGGTATATCGATATTGACGATAGCGAAGAGGTCCTAAGGGCCATCCGAATGACGCCACCTGACACCCCCATAGACCTGATAATGCATACCCCAGGGGGGATAGCGCTCGCGGCAACCCAGATAGCGATGGCCCTAAAGGCGCACCCATCAAAAAAGACCGTCATAGTGCCTCATTATGCCATGAGCGGCGGCACCCTGATAGCGCTCGCAGCAGACGAGATACTCATGGACCCGCACGCCGTGCTGGGGCCCGTGGACCCCCAGCTATCCGACGGCATGGCGGCTTACCCTGCTTCATCGGTGATCCAGGTCTTAGATAAAAAGCCGGTGGAGCGTATCAACGACAGGACGCTCATCCTGGCCGATGAAGCGAAGAAGGCGCAGGCCCAGATGGTAAGCCTGGTCACCGATATCTTAAAGGGAAAATGCGGCGAAGGCCACATAAGCCAGATCATCGAGGAGCTGGTATCGGGCAAGTATACGCATGATAACCCCATATTCCCGGAGAAGGCGAGAGAGCTTCTGGGGGATTGCGTGAAGATCGGTATACCTGAGAGCGTCTACGAGCTCATGGATTTCTATAAGGCCGAGATGGGCGCACGCAAGCCAGGCGTCGAATACATACCCGTGGCGCCGCCCGAGCGAGGCCAGCGCCGGTAA
- a CDS encoding ammonium transporter, protein MTISSGDTAWLLASTALVMIMTPGVGFFYGGLVRRKNLVSMITLSLVAFALVSVQWVLFGYSIAFGPDINYIIGGLNYLGLNGIGQGEATIAGVTLTVPALAYTVFQLVFATVTLAILTSVFAERVKLSSFIIFGLLWTTLVYDPLAHWVWGGGWLANVGTLLGQSGGALDFAGGTVVHISSGFSALAIALVIRKRIGFGKDLMEPSNIPLALLGATLLWFGWFGFNAGSAIAANGLAASAFVVTNTAAAAAGLTWMLLSWKDGRPASLGFASGALAGLVAITPASGFVDPLAAIIIGAVASMVCYYSMLFRIKKGLDESCDCWSIHGMGGVWGALATGIFATTAVNGYSGLLYGNPSQFIYQAIAVCASIAYAFVVTFVLVKILDSTIGMTVKEEEEYVGLDISQHGERAYS, encoded by the coding sequence ATGACTATAAGTTCAGGAGATACGGCATGGCTACTCGCCTCGACGGCGCTGGTCATGATAATGACGCCTGGAGTGGGGTTTTTCTATGGAGGGCTAGTAAGGAGAAAGAATCTGGTCTCGATGATAACCCTATCACTGGTCGCGTTTGCATTGGTAAGCGTCCAGTGGGTACTCTTTGGGTACAGCATCGCCTTCGGCCCTGACATAAATTACATCATAGGAGGCCTTAACTACCTGGGCCTCAATGGTATAGGCCAGGGCGAGGCCACCATCGCAGGAGTCACCCTGACAGTGCCGGCGCTGGCATACACGGTATTCCAGCTGGTATTCGCCACCGTCACGCTGGCAATTTTAACCTCGGTATTCGCCGAGAGGGTCAAGCTATCCTCGTTCATCATATTCGGGCTTTTATGGACCACGCTCGTATACGACCCCCTCGCCCACTGGGTATGGGGCGGCGGCTGGCTGGCGAACGTTGGCACCCTGCTAGGACAATCTGGAGGCGCCCTCGACTTCGCGGGAGGCACCGTCGTCCACATAAGCTCGGGCTTCTCCGCCCTGGCTATCGCTCTAGTGATCCGCAAGCGTATCGGCTTCGGCAAGGACCTGATGGAGCCAAGCAACATCCCGCTGGCCTTATTGGGCGCCACTCTACTGTGGTTCGGCTGGTTCGGGTTCAACGCGGGCAGCGCCATCGCGGCGAACGGCCTCGCTGCGAGCGCCTTCGTCGTCACGAACACCGCGGCGGCGGCCGCAGGCCTGACCTGGATGCTGCTTAGCTGGAAGGATGGCAGGCCGGCTTCCCTTGGCTTTGCGAGCGGCGCCCTGGCCGGGCTTGTTGCCATCACCCCTGCCTCGGGCTTCGTCGATCCCCTGGCGGCCATCATCATCGGCGCCGTGGCCTCGATGGTCTGCTACTACTCGATGCTATTCCGCATTAAAAAGGGCCTGGACGAGAGCTGCGACTGCTGGTCGATACACGGAATGGGAGGAGTATGGGGCGCCCTTGCCACCGGCATCTTCGCCACCACGGCGGTGAACGGCTACAGCGGCCTGCTCTACGGTAACCCGAGCCAGTTCATCTATCAGGCGATAGCCGTATGCGCATCGATAGCTTATGCGTTCGTCGTGACGTTCGTACTTGTGAAAATCCTGGATTCGACGATTGGCATGACCGTGAAGGAAGAGGAGGAATACGTAGGGCTCGACATCTCCCAGCACGGGGAGCGGGCATATTCGTGA
- a CDS encoding P-II family nitrogen regulator, protein MKMVQAIIRPERLDPVKKALEENGFVAMSIIDVKGRGEQKGITLEYRGKKVEVDTLPKVKLELVVKDEDVTRLISIIKANARTGKFGDGKIFVLPVEMMARVRTDEVWK, encoded by the coding sequence ATGAAGATGGTACAGGCTATAATCAGGCCGGAGAGGCTTGACCCCGTAAAGAAAGCCCTGGAGGAGAATGGCTTCGTAGCCATGAGCATAATTGACGTGAAGGGCAGGGGAGAGCAGAAAGGGATAACCCTCGAATACAGGGGTAAGAAGGTGGAAGTCGATACCCTCCCCAAAGTCAAGCTCGAGCTGGTGGTAAAAGATGAGGACGTCACCAGGCTCATCTCCATAATCAAGGCCAATGCCAGGACGGGCAAGTTCGGGGACGGCAAGATCTTCGTCCTCCCCGTCGAGATGATGGCCAGGGTACGGACGGATGAAGTCTGGAAATAA
- a CDS encoding ammonium transporter: MITRKITSVTITKGEDTGEKIVLYEKIFLTISTCFFSAILVQPVAASDPTGAETLQANPNAPVNFSWVLICGFLVMSMQLGFAMLETGLTRAKNAANIMMKNLMDFCAGSLAYWAVGFALMMGTAEGITAMLIGTNGFFLWGSAYDVSTIEIWFWQMVFCATAATIVSGVMAERTKFSTYVVASVIISALIYPIYGHWMWGGGWLAQSDFMKSLGGGYGALDFAGSGVVHAVGGFISMAGALLVGPRIGKYNADGTPNAIPGHSVTLFMLGVFILWFGWFGFNPGSTLAATDLRISVIAANTTLAAAAGACVAMAITWLKNKKPDVGMTGNGVIAGLVAITAPCAWVNPAIAVLIGAMAGLIVYVGVWFVDNILHIDDPVGGISIHGFNGIWGLLALGLFADGTYGGVTGLFYGNPGFFLCQVIDSVVVFLWAFGAGLIMFYVLKKVMGLRVTKEEEIQGLDLGEHGMVAYPNFVQTELYGGGIPSGDAPPYAKPVVAAPQIKKEG; this comes from the coding sequence ATGATAACTAGGAAGATTACTTCTGTCACAATCACTAAAGGAGAAGATACAGGTGAGAAAATCGTCCTTTATGAGAAAATCTTCCTTACTATTAGCACTTGTTTTTTTAGTGCTATACTGGTACAGCCTGTGGCGGCCAGCGACCCCACAGGCGCTGAGACATTGCAGGCAAACCCTAACGCGCCCGTTAATTTCTCATGGGTGCTGATCTGCGGTTTCCTGGTGATGAGCATGCAGCTCGGGTTCGCGATGCTCGAGACAGGGCTGACCAGGGCGAAGAACGCTGCAAACATCATGATGAAAAACCTCATGGACTTCTGCGCAGGCTCCCTGGCATACTGGGCTGTCGGATTCGCACTCATGATGGGCACAGCAGAAGGCATCACGGCGATGCTGATTGGCACGAATGGCTTTTTCCTGTGGGGGAGCGCCTACGACGTTAGCACCATTGAAATATGGTTCTGGCAAATGGTGTTCTGTGCCACGGCAGCGACCATCGTCTCGGGGGTCATGGCTGAGCGCACCAAGTTCAGCACGTATGTCGTGGCAAGCGTAATCATCAGCGCGCTGATATACCCCATTTACGGCCACTGGATGTGGGGCGGCGGATGGCTAGCACAGAGCGATTTCATGAAGAGCCTGGGCGGCGGCTATGGCGCCCTTGACTTTGCCGGGTCAGGCGTCGTACACGCCGTCGGTGGATTCATATCCATGGCAGGAGCGCTGCTCGTCGGGCCCAGGATCGGTAAATATAACGCCGATGGCACCCCGAACGCCATTCCAGGCCACAGCGTCACGCTCTTTATGCTGGGCGTCTTCATATTATGGTTCGGCTGGTTCGGCTTCAATCCGGGCAGCACGCTCGCGGCCACCGACCTCAGGATATCCGTCATCGCCGCCAACACGACACTGGCCGCGGCCGCGGGCGCTTGCGTCGCCATGGCGATCACATGGCTGAAGAATAAAAAGCCCGACGTGGGCATGACAGGCAACGGCGTAATAGCCGGGCTTGTGGCGATCACGGCGCCATGTGCCTGGGTGAACCCCGCCATAGCCGTGCTGATCGGCGCCATGGCTGGCCTGATAGTGTACGTCGGCGTGTGGTTCGTGGATAATATCCTGCACATTGACGACCCTGTCGGCGGCATATCTATACACGGATTCAACGGCATATGGGGCCTGCTGGCGCTCGGCCTGTTTGCGGATGGCACGTATGGTGGCGTCACGGGATTGTTCTACGGCAACCCAGGCTTCTTCCTGTGCCAGGTGATCGATTCCGTCGTCGTCTTCTTATGGGCATTCGGCGCAGGGCTTATCATGTTCTATGTCCTCAAGAAGGTGATGGGCCTGAGGGTGACGAAGGAGGAGGAGATCCAGGGACTGGACCTCGGCGAGCATGGCATGGTCGCGTACCCGAACTTCGTCCAGACCGAGCTATATGGCGGAGGCATCCCATCGGGAGACGCCCCGCCCTATGCCAAGCCGGTAGTTGCAGCGCCACAGATAAAGAAGGAGGGATGA
- a CDS encoding P-II family nitrogen regulator: MKNVVAIIRPAKLEDVKKALEAADFNSMTISEVKGRGQQKGLIQQWRGQEYRVDIIPKVKVEVVVPDEHVDKVVDIIVKSARTGNIGDGKIFVTPVEKAIRIRTGEVDGKAL, translated from the coding sequence ATGAAGAACGTAGTAGCCATAATAAGGCCGGCCAAGCTTGAGGACGTCAAGAAAGCATTGGAGGCGGCCGACTTCAACAGCATGACGATCTCTGAGGTGAAAGGACGAGGCCAGCAGAAAGGCCTCATCCAGCAGTGGAGAGGACAGGAATACCGCGTGGACATCATCCCGAAGGTGAAGGTAGAGGTGGTCGTCCCCGATGAGCATGTGGATAAAGTGGTCGATATCATCGTTAAGAGCGCCCGCACCGGCAACATCGGCGATGGCAAGATCTTTGTGACTCCCGTGGAAAAGGCCATACGCATAAGGACCGGAGAGGTTGACGGAAAGGCCTTATGA
- the cofC gene encoding 2-phospho-L-lactate guanylyltransferase has translation MKAVVPFKVVNAKSRLATLLTVEERARLARLMLDDIIGVLRQCGLNVVLLATAPFTYDAEVVVSDKDLNSALNELLKAEVEPVMIVMADVPLITPDNVRDILKSPSDLVIAPGRGGGTNIQYIKDPQRYHVDYYGASFLDHLRIAEDNGLTVEVFDSFNASSDIDEAQDLVELYIHGRGRAAEYLRSIAALDISKGRVRVVKDDYKVQEARVPWKYAATE, from the coding sequence ATGAAGGCGGTCGTCCCCTTTAAGGTGGTAAACGCCAAGTCCAGGCTTGCCACGCTCCTCACCGTGGAAGAGCGCGCCCGCCTGGCGAGGCTTATGCTCGACGACATCATAGGAGTGCTGCGCCAGTGTGGGCTGAATGTCGTGCTGCTTGCCACGGCGCCCTTCACCTATGATGCCGAGGTGGTGGTCAGCGACAAGGACCTGAACTCTGCCCTGAACGAGCTCTTAAAGGCCGAGGTGGAGCCGGTCATGATAGTCATGGCCGACGTCCCCCTGATCACGCCAGATAACGTGCGCGACATCTTAAAAAGCCCATCTGACCTGGTCATCGCGCCGGGCAGGGGCGGCGGCACCAACATACAGTACATCAAAGATCCTCAAAGGTACCATGTGGACTATTATGGCGCCAGCTTTTTAGACCACCTGCGGATAGCGGAGGATAACGGCCTTACCGTGGAGGTTTTCGACTCGTTTAACGCCTCTAGCGACATCGATGAGGCGCAAGATCTGGTAGAGCTATATATACATGGGCGGGGCAGGGCGGCGGAGTATCTGCGCTCCATCGCTGCACTCGACATTAGTAAGGGCCGTGTGAGAGTTGTCAAGGATGACTATAAGGTACAAGAGGCACGCGTGCCTTGGAAATACGCGGCGACAGAATGA
- a CDS encoding sulfide-dependent adenosine diphosphate thiazole synthase yields MELDETLISRAIIDDFLRTLSDYVSVDVGIVGGGPSGLVCATYLARAGVKVAVFERKLSVGGGMWGGGMMFPRIVVQQEATRILDDFGIRYREYRPGYYIAGSIEAVGRLTSAAAGAGAEIFNLMSVEDVMIRENKEVVGLVINWSAVDIAGLHVDPLTVRTRVVVDATGHPAEVCRIVERKVSGGAFKVPGEQSMWADRGERALISTTKEVYPGLVVAGMAANAVAGGPRMGPIFGGMLLSGEIAARIVKEKLGVS; encoded by the coding sequence ATGGAACTCGATGAGACCCTCATTTCGAGGGCTATAATAGACGATTTTTTAAGGACGCTGTCCGACTACGTGAGCGTTGACGTTGGCATAGTTGGCGGCGGGCCTTCTGGCCTGGTCTGCGCCACTTACCTGGCCAGGGCAGGCGTGAAGGTGGCGGTGTTCGAGCGAAAGCTGTCTGTGGGCGGGGGCATGTGGGGCGGGGGCATGATGTTTCCTCGTATAGTCGTCCAGCAAGAGGCCACCCGCATTCTCGATGACTTTGGAATAAGGTACAGGGAGTACAGGCCAGGGTATTATATTGCTGGCTCGATAGAGGCGGTTGGGAGGCTAACTTCCGCTGCCGCCGGGGCTGGCGCCGAGATTTTTAACCTGATGAGCGTCGAGGACGTCATGATAAGGGAGAATAAAGAGGTCGTGGGGCTTGTCATCAACTGGAGCGCCGTCGACATTGCCGGACTACACGTCGACCCGCTCACGGTTAGGACAAGGGTTGTCGTCGATGCCACAGGCCACCCTGCCGAAGTGTGCAGGATTGTTGAGAGGAAGGTTTCGGGAGGAGCTTTTAAAGTGCCAGGTGAGCAGTCAATGTGGGCTGACCGCGGGGAGAGGGCTCTTATATCCACTACAAAGGAGGTATACCCTGGCCTGGTGGTCGCGGGCATGGCCGCTAACGCAGTCGCCGGCGGGCCTCGCATGGGCCCGATCTTCGGGGGCATGCTTCTCTCAGGCGAGATAGCCGCCAGAATCGTGAAGGAAAAGCTGGGTGTCTCTTAA